The sequence TGTTGTATTGTACACCATTAAGCATATTTAGTTGTATGTGGTAAAAAATTAATTGGATACAGATCACTCTTATATGTTAAATGTTCACCTATAAATTCTACTCATTACATTgaggatttttttatttttttttggatgAAATAAACTTATTCGATACAATTAGACCACTCCCTATGGTTCCATTATCcgtcattacccgctcattacccgtagttacccgtaatgaaccatagacacggcttagttacccgcgttagttacccgcaCTCACCATGGATTTAATGGAAGTATTTAGGTTAGTTATAGGAATTATGGGTCccagtggctttttattgttggacttgatgctttattacgtgtacgttgtatattaagaggagtattgttttagccattatagggagtgtttagttatgagttagttataggatattggtattgatgtggcgctgatgtggaaggttaagaggatgaatagtttagttacgatagggagtggccttactATCATTTTGAAATCTCACATAATTGAAACAGTAAACTTCAAAGATTGTACTTTATAAAATCTTTTTaggttgatatttacattattatttcCATGTCAGATGAATATCCTATAATATCCTGTAATAATTGATttaattactaatagtaataaaaataaataaaataaattttaaaaaacCGGAGATAAAATTAAAAAATTGTTGGGTCTATACAATGGTTCGATACATGTCCCAGTGTCTGAGCCAACGAGGCTTTTTAAGTTAGGGTTGGTCCACTCGACTAGTAAGCACGTGTCACTTTGTGTATAGTGGCAGTGGAGAAGGTGTGTAGACGCGCGAGTGAAGAGCGTGGATGTTTCTCATTCAGTAAGTCACGTGCCTTCTTGGATTCTATATGTTGTTCCTATTCCAAGACTGCCCATGTGAGTATACACAAATGAACCCTTACCCCTGCTTTTCACTCTAATAACGATTATGCCATTTTCATATTGCTGCTCACAATTGTTCTAACCTTTTTGTCCCTCTCATAAAAAGAGACTTTTGCTTTACATAAAAGTTCAAAATTTACTACAGTCTACAACAATTGATATAATGTTACTGAATTTTTGATAATTTACATAATTAGGTAATTATCGGATGTTCTTTTCCAATCATATAATTTGAATTATAGCTTTCCCTATATCTTGCATTTCATAAGATTGAGTATTATTATTAACGGCAAAAAATTTTcatcagtgtatcatttatttcaacgacactcatcatttgcacatacACGCGTTCAGGAGGAAACTGAATCGCATTACATTaacccgatcctttaaccatccGGAGAGGCATGGCGGACCGGGTTTGAATTCTAAATGGATCCGGAAGAAAACTCCACTGAGGTTAAACTGACAGATTAATTAATAGTATGTGCAAAGCGAGGCTCGAACCCATAATCTAACTCTCAGCTTCAACACACAAGGTGAAGGGAATgccattgaagcaatgcttcgttggctaaatattattatcaatttatgAATTGTTTTTACTTGTAATTAATTCAACTAAATTTACAATTATTATAGTATACAAATCTTAATTATAGTTTTAAAGGTTATGATTAACACTCTCTTTGACTTCACGATCCTCATTTTGATTATGTGTGTGTATACAATGACTACATATTGCCTCGTGTTGGTAGTTTATATAAATGTGGAGTTAatttataaatatgtaaataatatatacgGACTTGCTAAGTATTTTTTTCTTCCCAATTTCGTTTATCGCAAAATTGAAATTGAAACAAACATAACATATCATATATTTGTCGTTTTCTATGATTAACCATTAACCGAATATTAACCCATGTTCCCTTTACTTATTGTTTTGTCTGACGTAGATAAAATATGAAATCCAGCTATCTACACAATACACAGTACCGAAAACAAAAGAATCATGTGAGCCCATAAAGGGCAACTTCGTCAATTTACTCACCCTACTCTACAAACTTCCATATCGTCACCCTAATCACCCATTCTCTGCTCTCTGCAAAACTACAACCAACCATATGACCACCGTATAACCACCCTACACAACAATCAACCACATTGCATTCTAGCTACAAACCCCATCATGAGGATCTCATCTAAATCAATTTTGAGCCCGGGTCGAGCCGGAGTCCGGGACCCACCAAACTCACTCTCAACCTCAGTTAGCCGGAGGCTTAGAAACAGTGGCAGCATTAAAGGCGGCGCTTCGCCGGCGATGTTTCCAACCACTGCTAAAAAAAGAGGCAGTTTTGAAAACCCAGAACCATCTTCACCTAAAGTTACTTGCATTGGTCAAGTGAGAGTTAAAAGCAAGAAAAAGCAAGCAAAAAAGCTTCGAACTTTATCAAGAAGACATAGCACAGGTGAGGTTAGTTTCAGGAAATTAGATCACCCACTTAATGGGTTTCCTTCAAATAATCAAAATCTTAAAGAAAGTTTGAATCTTGGGTCAAAGGGTAGTCACAATCAATGTTATAATCAAAGTCAAAATCAAGATCATGAATCTTGTTCAAGGAGTTGGGTTCATTTTCCGGTAACTATTTGTGATGCTTTAAGAGCATTTGGATCTGAATTCAGTTGTTTGTTTCCTTGTCGGAAAGAAGAGAAAATGGTGGCAGCTGAAGATAATGGCCGTCAAGGTTCTTGTGGTGCGGTGTTTGCACGGTGGTTGGTGTCGGTACATGATGGAAATGGTGGTGGTGAAAGAGACATTGAGTTAGTTGTTGGAGAtgaagaggaagaagatgaaaGTTTTGTTAGGAAAACAAGAAGACATGTGTTTGAAGATCTAGAGATTGTAAATGATAGAATTGAAGGGCATGTAGATGAAGCAAGAGTCAGCATTTGTATTCCACCCAAAAATGCTTTGTTGTTAATGAGATGTAGATCTGACCCTGTGAGAATTGAGGCTTTGACTAATAAATCTTGGGAACcaagttttgataaaaatgatgaAGAAATTGTTGATCTTGAAGATTTCAAGGAATCCCATGAAGATTTTGAAGTGGGGCAGCAGCAAGTTCTGAACTTTAATCAAGATCAAGAAAATGTTAGACAAGTTGAAGCTAATCAATCCCATAAATGTGAAAATGTGCAAGAAATTGATGTGGTTCAAGATCAAAAAGTTGAAAATGTGCAAGGAATTGAATTGGGTCAAGCTCAAGAACTTGAAAATATGCAAGAAAATGAAGTGATTCCTCAAGTTCAAGAACATCAAAATGTGCTTGCTGAAAATGAAGCGGGTCAATTGCAAGATCATAAAGaaattgaagatgaagaagaagaaagtttGTATCTTTATTCATTATTTGAAGAAGTTTTAGATCAAGATTATGATACTCAAGAACAGGATGACTCAACAATGGTCACTAGTTTAGCCAAGATGTTTGAAACCCCGGAAGAGGAAATGGTCAACGAGTCAAAGGAAGGTGACAATGAAGCATTAGAAAAAGAAAGTGAAACAGTGTTACCGCAGTGTTTATTGATGATGATGTATGAGCCCAAATTATCAATGGAGGTATCAAGGGAGACATGGGTTTGCAGTACGGATTTCAAACGCCATTCCAGTAAAAGAAAGCCTCCGCCAGCGCCGGTAATAGCGCCGGTCAAACCTGACGGCGGAGATGAGTCAAGTGTAAGTGGTGGTGGTAATGTTAATGATGAGATGAGGGTGTCCGACGGTGGGTTGCCGGCGGTGTTACTGCAGCCGGGGCGGTCATCGTGTTCATTACCGGCGGCACCATCGATGGCGGCGGTGTTGGGGCAGAAGTTGGCGGATGCAGTGGGTTACGAGCCGTTTGTGTTGACCAGGTGTAAGTCGGAGCCGATGAAAACGGCGGCGGCTAAGCTATTACCGGAGAGTTGTGTTTGGGAAAATAGGAAGGTGGAGCGGCTGAGCCGAGTTACATTTGGTTTCGGCTCAACTagattagggttttgagctagtgaTTAGCATGGTTGTACATTGTTTTCTAAATTACGGAGTATTACTATAGTGTGCATTATTTGGTAGTACGGTACAACTATGAGATGGAAGTAGGCAATGAGATTGTACAAGTATCTGATGCATGAATGCATGATTTGTGTTGAGACATTTTTTTCTTGAATTGTAACCTggattgattattgattattattgtaattgttcttATGATTGTGAACTTTCTTTTTAAATTAACAAATTAACAAATGATGATTAAAAAAGCTACAAAAAGATTCATTTTGGAATTTGGATGATGTTCTCATTAAACAAATCAGTATTGATTGTCAATTCAACAAACCAGAATCACATTTCCTAACTCAAAATCTGATTGGTCCCCAGACATATCCTATTAGCAAAGGGTTAAATTGTGGCCTAAATACATCAAGGTGACCGAACTTGAAACCGATCACAAAGCGGGTGTAAAAACTTATTAAATTTTGTATTGTCAGTGGAGACAAACACTAATAAAAATCTTATTCTTTAATAGAAAACTTTTTTTAgtgtaaaatactttttttttttcaaaatccaGCTCGGGCCTATCCCTACTATCTTCAGACCCTCACAAGATCAAAACCCAACATCACATGAGTGGTGTATACATGAGTCGTGTATGGGGAGGTGGGATGTAGACTATCATTCccatatccgagaataaaaacaagtcttttctccacccagagtgaaacactatcaaaagtagagaaaatcatctcTATCTccgttcgacggataaagagattatttcttagtggacctccggccaataagtagaaatttaaaaaaaaaaaatagtaagaaaaaattaaaataaaattgtgaCCTAGATAGATCATGTGCATAAATGTAAATGTACACTAAAAACATAAAGATTTTCCTCTTCAGGCTACTTGGTAAGAACACCGATTTTTATTTTACTCATATATGCagtgtgacgccccatacaaaaaccatcgtgtacgattcatcaacaacaggatcttcacacggtcaaacactatatgatgtttgaaaaccagtttgcattcataaaaagatagcgttttacaaaagataacgtgcatcctacgaataggagcataaacataagtacttgaccctaaggtcgttacaaagccattgtttgaaattaacataaactacgaatgcaaaagaaaagttccatgaatgagacatctctagtaatgcagcggataactaatacagcaggtccttaacagcaattcaataatagcatgacagcaaatctaacagcggaagcaagaaacctctaggcacctgagaaatacacgcttaaaagtcaacacgaatgttggtgagctatagtttaagttgtaacagtaacgtaaggtaggccacgagatttcagtgtaacaaaacagtatgaaaagtatatgtataaccgtgggcacccggtaactagacttaacgtttataaccccctgaaagtacacttgacgagtgcgtatgttcacgaagtattaaacacccgttaaatgctagcgcgactagcccgagtggggatgtcaaaccctatggatccatatctaagattcgcgttcaccggttcaaaaaccaatgactaaacgttaccgtgttaaggggaatgtttatgccgttgtataacccacacacatataaagtttaagtactcgtgcctagtatgttgaaatgtcccgttcttattgattaaaaacgttccatattaattgatttcgttgcgaggttttgacctctatatgagacgtttttcaaagactgcattcattttaaaacaaaccataacctttatttcatcaataaaggtttaaaaagctttacgtagattatcaaataatgataatctaaaatatcctgtttacacacgaccattacataatggtttacaatacaaatatgttacaacgaaataagtttcttgaatgcagtttttacacaatatcatacaagcatggattccaaatctcgtccttatttaagtatgcgacagcggaagctcttaataatcacctgagaataaacatgcttaaaacgtcaacaaaaatgttggtgagttataggtttaacctatatattatcaaatcataataatagaccacaagatttcatatttcaatacacatcccatacatagagataaaaatcattcatatggtgaacacctggtaaccgacattaacaagatgcatatttaagaatatccccatcattccgggacacccttcggatatgatataaatttcgaagtactaaagcatccggtactttggatggggtttgttaggcccaatagatctatctttaggattcgcgtcaattagggtgtctgttccctaattcttagattaccagacttaataaaaaggggcatattcgatttcgataattcaaccatagaatgtagtttcacgtacttgtgtctattttgtaaatcatttataaaacctgcatgtattctcatcccaaaaatattagattttaaaagtgggactataactcactttcacagatttttacttcgtcgggaagtaagacttggccactggttgattcacaaacctataacaatatatacatatatatcaaagtatgttcaaaatatatttacaacacttttaatatattttgatgttttaagtttattaagtcagctgtccttgttagtaacctacaactagttgtccacagttagatgtacagaaataaatcgataaatattatcttgaatcaatccacgacccagtgtatacgtatctcagtattgatcacaactcaaactatatatattttggaatcaacctcaaccctgtatagctaactccaacattcacatatagagtgtctatggttgtttcgaaatatatatagatgtgtcgacatgataggtcgaaacattgtatacgtgtctatggtatctcaagattacataatatacaatacaagttgattaagttatggttggaatagatttgttaccaatttcacgtagctaaaatgagaaaaattatccaatcttgttttacccataacttcttcattttaaatccgttttgagtgaatcaaattgctatggtttcatattgaactctattttatgaatctaaacagaaaaagtataggtttatagtcgtaaaaataagttacaagtcgtttttgtaaaggtagtcatttcagtcgaaagaacgacgtctagatgaccattttagaaaacatacttccactttgagtttaaccataatttttggatatagttttatgttcataataaaaattatttttctataataacaacttttaaatcaaagtttatcatagtttttaattaactaacccaaaacagcccgcggtgttactacgacggcgtaaatccggttttacggtgtttttcgtgttttcaagttttaaatcattaagttagcatatcatatagatatagaacatgtgtttagttgattttaaaagtcaagttagaaggattaacttttatttgcgaacaagtttagaattaactaaactatgttctagtgattacaagtttaaaccttagaataagatagctttatatgtatgaatcgaatgatgttatgaacatcattactacctcaagttccttggataaacctactggaaatgagaaaaatggatctagcttcaaaggatccttggatggcttgaaagttcttgaagcagaatcatgacacgaaaacaatttcaagtaagatttccactcgaaataagattgttatagttatagaaattgaattaaagtttgaatatgattattaccttgtattagaaagataacctactgtaattaacaaaggtttcttgatcttggatgattacttggaatggatttagaaaacttggaagtaaacttgcaatcttggaagtattcttgattttatgaaactagaacttttggaatttatgaagaacacttagaacttgaagatagaacttgagagagatcaattagatgaagaaaattgaagaatgaaagtgtttgtaggtgtttttggtcgttggtgtatggattagatataaaggatatataattttgttttcatgtaaataagtcatgaatgattactcatatttttgtaattttatgagatatttcatgctagttgccaaatcatggttcccacatgtgttaggtgactcacatgggctactaagagctgatcattggagtgtatataccaatagtacatacatctaaaagctgtgtattgtacgagtacgaatacgggtgcatacgagtagaattgttgatgaaactgaacgaggatgtaattgtaagcatttttgttaagtagaagtatttttataagtgtcttgaagtctttcaaaagtgtatgaatacatattaaaatactacatgtatatacattttaactgagtcgttaagtcatcgttagtcgttacatgtaaatgttgttttgaaacctttaggttaacgatcttgttgaatgttgttaacccattgtttattataacaaatgagatgttaaattgttatattatcatgatattatgatatataatatatcttagtatgatatatatacagttaaatgtcgttacaacgataatcgttacatatatgtctcgtttcgaaatcattaagttagtagtcttatttttacatatgtatttcattgttaatacacttaataatatatttacttatcatttaacataattaaccaagtgtatcaatatcttaatatgattcatatgtacctagtaagacgttgttataacgataatcgttatatatatcgttttcgagtttcttaaattaatagtctcatttttatgtatataactcattgttaaaatacctaatgagatacatacttataataaaatcattttaactatatatataaccatatatatgtcatcatatagtttttacaagttttaacgttcgtgaatcaccggtcaacttgggtagtcaattgtctatatgaaacctatttcaattaatcaagtcttaacaagtttgattgcttaacatgttggaaacacttaatcatgtaaataacaatttcatttaatatatatataaacatggaaaagttcgggtcactacagtacctacccgttaaataaatttcgtcccgaaattttaagcagttggaggtgttgacgtatcttctggaaataaatgcgggtatttcttcttcatctgatcttcacgctcccaggtgaactcgggtcctctacgagcattccatctaaccttaacaatcggtatcttgttttgtttaagtctcttaacctcacgatccattatttcgacgggttcttcaatgaattgaagtttttcattgatttggatttcgtccaacggaatagtgagatcttctttagcaaaacatttcttcaaatttgagacgtgaaaagtgttatgtacagccgcgagttgttgaggtagctccagttggtaagctactggtccgatacgatctataatcttgaatggtccaatgtaccttggatttagtttcccccgtttaccaaatcgaacaacgcctttccaaggtgaaaccttaagcatgaccatttctccaatttcaaactccatatcttttcttttactgtccgcgtagctcttttgtcgactctgggcggttttcaatctttgttgaatttggatgattttctcggtagtttcttgtattatctccggacccgtaatctgtctatcccccacttcactccaacaaatcggagacctgcactttctatcataaagtgcttcaaacggcgccatctcaatgcttgaatggtggctgttgttgtagaaaaattctgctaacggtagatgtcgatcccaactgtttccgaaatcaataacacaagctcgtagcatgtcttcaagcgtttgtatcgtcctttcactctgcccgtcagtttgtggatgataggcagtactcatgtctagacgagttcccaatgcttgctgtaatgtctgccagaatcttgaaataaatctgccatccctatcagagataatagagattggtattccatgtctggagacgacttccttcaaatacagtcgtgctaacttctccatcttgtcatcttctcttattggcaggaagtgtgctgacttggtgagacgatcaactattacccaaatagtatcataaccacttgcagtccttggcaatttagtaatgaaatccatggtaatattttcccatttccattccggaatttcaggttgttgtagtagacctgatggtttctgatgttcagctttgaccttagaacacgtcaaacattctcctacatatttagcaatatcggctttcatacctggccaccaaaaatgtttcttaagatccttgtacatcttccccgttccaggatgtattgagtatctagttttatgagcttctctaagtaccatttctctcatatctccaaattttgatacccaaattctttcagccctataccgggttccgtcttcctgaatattaagatgcttctccgatcctttgggtatttcatcctttaaatttccctcttttaaaactcattgttgcacctcctttatttgagtagtaaggttagtgtgaatcattatattcatagattttactcgaatgggttctctgtcctttctgctcaaagcgtcggctaccacatttgccttcccagggtggtaacaaatctcaaagtcgtaatcattcaacaattcaatccacctacgctgcctcatattcagttgtttctgattaaatatatgttgaagacttttgtagtcggtatatataatacttttgaccccatataagtagtgcctccaagtctttaatgcaaaaacaaccgcgcctaattccaaatcatgcgtcgtataattttgctcgtgaatcttcaattgtctagacgcataagcaatcaccttcgtccgttgcattaatacacaaccgagaccttgctttgatgcgtcacaataaatcacaaaatcatcatttccttcaggcaatgacaatataggtgccgtagttagctttttcttcaataattgaaatgccttctcttgttcatccttccattcaaatttcttccctttatgcgttaatgcagtcaagggttttgctattttggagaaatcttggatgaatcttctgtagtaaccagccaatcctaaaaattgacgtatatgcttcggagtttttggggttttccacttttcaatggtttcgatctttgccaggtccacctggataccttctttgttcactatgtgaccgaggaattgaacttcttccaaccaaaatacacactttgaaaacttagcgtacagtttttctttcctcaatacttctagcacttttctcaaatgttcttcgtgctcttgatcattctttgagtaaataagtatgtcatcgatgaaaacaatgacaaacttgtcaagatatggcctacacactcggttcttaaggtccatgaacacagctggtgcgttagtcaatccaaacggcataaccataaactcgtaatgaccataacgcgtcctaaaagcagtttttggaatatcatcctcctttactcgcttttgatgatatccagaacgtaaatcgatcttcgaataaaccaacgagccttgtagttgatcaaataagtcatcaattctcgacagtggata comes from Rutidosis leptorrhynchoides isolate AG116_Rl617_1_P2 chromosome 4, CSIRO_AGI_Rlap_v1, whole genome shotgun sequence and encodes:
- the LOC139842884 gene encoding uncharacterized protein: MRISSKSILSPGRAGVRDPPNSLSTSVSRRLRNSGSIKGGASPAMFPTTAKKRGSFENPEPSSPKVTCIGQVRVKSKKKQAKKLRTLSRRHSTGEVSFRKLDHPLNGFPSNNQNLKESLNLGSKGSHNQCYNQSQNQDHESCSRSWVHFPVTICDALRAFGSEFSCLFPCRKEEKMVAAEDNGRQGSCGAVFARWLVSVHDGNGGGERDIELVVGDEEEEDESFVRKTRRHVFEDLEIVNDRIEGHVDEARVSICIPPKNALLLMRCRSDPVRIEALTNKSWEPSFDKNDEEIVDLEDFKESHEDFEVGQQQVLNFNQDQENVRQVEANQSHKCENVQEIDVVQDQKVENVQGIELGQAQELENMQENEVIPQVQEHQNVLAENEAGQLQDHKEIEDEEEESLYLYSLFEEVLDQDYDTQEQDDSTMVTSLAKMFETPEEEMVNESKEGDNEALEKESETVLPQCLLMMMYEPKLSMEVSRETWVCSTDFKRHSSKRKPPPAPVIAPVKPDGGDESSVSGGGNVNDEMRVSDGGLPAVLLQPGRSSCSLPAAPSMAAVLGQKLADAVGYEPFVLTRCKSEPMKTAAAKLLPESCVWENRKVERLSRVTFGFGSTRLGF